One Mucilaginibacter ginkgonis genomic region harbors:
- the gpmI gene encoding 2,3-bisphosphoglycerate-independent phosphoglycerate mutase — protein sequence MEQRKKVALLILDGWGYGREDKSNAIFNAKTPFFDHLLATYPHSKLEASGMAVGLPDGQMGNSEVGHMNLGAGRVVYQELGRIHKAVDDLELPKNKIIADAFTYAKQNNKDVHFIGLVSDGGVHAHTKHLRGLCDAAGEFGLQKVYIHAFLDGRDTDPNSGVGYISDLENYIANKPVQIASAIGRYYAMDRDNRWERVKLAYDLMVNAEGKNTADVVGAIKESYAEGVTDEFVKPIVKVDANGKPIAVIKDGDVVICFNFRTDRGREITVALTQKAFHEQNMVPLKLRYVTMTTYDETFKDVDVVFTKDDLVKTLGEVLQDAGKNQIRIAETEKYPHVTFFFSGGREKEFANEKRLLVPSPKVATYDLQPEMSAVAIRDAILPELEAEWPDFVCLNFANTDMVGHTGVFSAVVTAAETVDATTKAVVEIGLQHGYSFIIIADHGNADYMINDDGSPNTAHTTNLVPCIVIDNDVKEVKDGKLGDIAPTVLTILGVAIPPEMTGNVLV from the coding sequence GTGGAACAACGAAAAAAAGTAGCCTTATTGATACTCGACGGCTGGGGATACGGCCGCGAAGACAAGTCTAATGCGATATTTAACGCCAAAACGCCATTTTTTGACCACTTACTTGCAACTTACCCGCACTCTAAGTTAGAAGCATCGGGTATGGCGGTAGGTTTGCCGGATGGTCAGATGGGCAACTCTGAAGTTGGCCACATGAACCTTGGCGCGGGTCGAGTAGTGTACCAGGAACTTGGCCGTATCCATAAAGCGGTCGACGATCTTGAACTACCAAAAAACAAGATAATTGCAGACGCTTTTACCTACGCTAAGCAAAATAATAAGGATGTACACTTTATAGGCTTGGTATCCGATGGTGGGGTGCACGCCCATACAAAACACTTACGCGGTTTGTGTGATGCTGCAGGTGAATTTGGACTTCAGAAAGTGTATATACACGCTTTTTTAGATGGCCGTGACACTGATCCAAATTCAGGTGTCGGATATATCAGTGATTTAGAGAACTACATTGCCAACAAGCCTGTGCAGATCGCATCTGCTATTGGGCGATATTATGCGATGGACCGCGATAATCGCTGGGAACGTGTAAAGTTGGCTTACGACCTTATGGTTAATGCTGAAGGTAAAAACACCGCAGATGTAGTTGGCGCTATCAAAGAATCGTACGCCGAAGGCGTTACAGATGAGTTTGTGAAACCAATTGTTAAAGTTGATGCAAACGGCAAGCCTATCGCCGTAATCAAAGACGGCGATGTGGTAATTTGCTTTAACTTCCGTACAGATCGTGGTCGCGAGATCACTGTCGCGTTAACACAAAAAGCTTTTCATGAGCAAAACATGGTGCCGTTAAAGTTGCGCTATGTAACCATGACCACTTACGACGAAACTTTTAAAGATGTCGACGTTGTATTTACAAAAGATGATCTGGTTAAAACCTTAGGCGAAGTTCTGCAGGATGCTGGTAAGAACCAGATCCGCATCGCCGAGACCGAGAAATATCCGCATGTGACTTTCTTCTTTTCCGGGGGGCGTGAGAAAGAATTCGCTAATGAAAAACGTTTGTTAGTGCCATCACCAAAAGTGGCAACTTACGACCTGCAGCCCGAAATGAGCGCCGTAGCTATCCGCGATGCAATATTGCCAGAGCTTGAGGCTGAATGGCCTGATTTTGTCTGCCTTAATTTTGCTAATACAGATATGGTTGGTCATACCGGCGTATTTAGTGCTGTAGTAACCGCAGCCGAAACGGTAGACGCGACAACGAAAGCAGTGGTAGAAATCGGATTGCAGCATGGCTACTCGTTTATCATCATTGCCGATCACGGCAACGCCGATTACATGATTAACGATGACGGCTCGCCTAACACTGCGCATACAACCAACCTGGTGCCATGCATTGTAATAGATAATGATGTAAAAGAAGTTAAAGACGGTAAACTGGGCGACATTGCACCAACTGTTTTGACTATACTTGGCGTAGCTATTCCGCCCGAAATGACCGGTAATGTATTGGTGTAA
- a CDS encoding tetratricopeptide repeat protein → MRFPFLLFLIAITSANVSLAQNAYVKLGQQAFLEGDFKVAITRLEKACVLDTTNTDALWMLGYSYYHSDNYKKSIQAYSRVINMKPADATSYYYRARAKGFIGKDAGYSFTEREKYLLGAILDYTKAIGIEPESKTYQNRGIAYREYGLFKLDPANRCFDRTIAVKALRASIADLERVLNDNPSRSDISSQIDISKEKLALAIGRR, encoded by the coding sequence ATGAGGTTTCCATTTTTACTTTTCTTAATTGCAATTACTTCAGCAAACGTTTCGTTAGCACAAAATGCCTATGTAAAATTGGGTCAGCAAGCGTTTCTTGAGGGTGATTTTAAAGTTGCGATTACACGATTAGAAAAAGCTTGCGTGCTGGATACAACCAATACAGATGCGCTTTGGATGTTAGGTTATTCTTATTATCACAGCGATAATTATAAAAAATCTATACAGGCTTACAGCAGGGTAATTAATATGAAACCTGCAGATGCGACGTCTTATTACTATCGTGCCCGGGCAAAGGGGTTTATAGGGAAAGATGCTGGGTATTCTTTCACTGAACGCGAGAAATATTTGCTTGGCGCTATCCTTGATTACACTAAAGCTATCGGTATAGAGCCCGAATCTAAAACCTATCAGAACAGGGGTATAGCGTACCGCGAATATGGCTTATTTAAACTAGACCCGGCGAACCGGTGTTTTGACCGTACAATAGCCGTAAAAGCACTTAGAGCATCAATCGCAGATCTGGAACGGGTGCTAAACGATAACCCGTCGCGATCTGATATATCTTCTCAAATAGATATCTCTAAAGAAAAGTTGGCTCTTGCAATAGGACGCAGGTAG
- the lon gene encoding endopeptidase La: MSYDPFDFKNALPVINEDSEFFPLMSTEDEEEMNNEEMPEVLAILPLRNTVLFPGVVIPITVGRDKSIKLVKEANRGSRIIGVVSQQDVGIEDPTFSQLNRVGTTALIVKMLQMPDGNTTVILQGKKRFTLQEEIQSEPYIKASIIPFEEVRPREDKEFKAMVSSVKDMAMNIIQLSPNIPTEAGIAIKNIESTSFLINFISSNMNADMEVKQRMLETVNLRDRARLVLEHLTTEIQMLELKNQIQSKVRVDLDKQQRDYFLNQQLKTIQEELGGNTPDLELDNLRERSKKKKWAKEVADHFSKELDKLARINPAAADYSVQINYLELLLDLPWNEYTKDNFDLKRAQKVLDKDHFGLDKVKQRIIEYLAVLKLKHNMKAPILCLVGPPGVGKTSLGKSIAKALGRRYVRMSLGGLRDEAEIRGHRKTYIGAMPGRVIQSVKKAGAANPVFILDEIDKVGADFRGDPSSALLEVLDPEQNSTFYDNYVEMDFDLSNVMFIATANSLSTIQPALLDRMEIIEVNGYTIEEKIEIAKQHLLPKQREAHGVTSKQISIKNDVMEKLIEDYTRESGVRALDKKVGSVVRGVAKSIALEEAYNTAVSKKDLETILGAPIYDKDIYENNNVAGVVTGLAWTQVGGDILFIEASLSPGKGRLTLTGSLGDVMKESATIALAYLRAHAAYFDINQKLFEQWDVHIHVPAGATPKDGPSAGVTMLTALTSAFTQRKVKPNLAMTGEITLRGRVLPVGGIKEKILAAKRADIKDIILCKSNKKDILEIKEHYIKDLQFHYVTEMREVIDLALLQEKVSDALELTIKEDTKPVLN, translated from the coding sequence ATGAGTTATGATCCGTTTGATTTTAAAAACGCTTTACCGGTAATAAATGAGGATTCTGAGTTCTTTCCGCTGATGTCTACAGAAGACGAGGAGGAAATGAACAATGAAGAGATGCCCGAAGTGTTAGCTATTCTTCCGCTAAGAAATACAGTATTGTTCCCTGGTGTGGTTATTCCCATTACCGTAGGGCGTGATAAATCTATTAAATTGGTTAAAGAAGCTAACCGTGGTTCTCGAATAATCGGTGTGGTTTCTCAACAAGATGTTGGTATAGAAGACCCGACATTCTCTCAATTGAACCGTGTGGGCACCACAGCGCTTATTGTTAAAATGCTGCAAATGCCCGATGGAAACACCACCGTTATCCTGCAGGGCAAAAAGCGTTTTACGCTTCAGGAAGAAATACAGTCAGAGCCTTACATAAAGGCTTCGATAATTCCGTTCGAAGAGGTTAGGCCACGAGAGGATAAAGAGTTTAAAGCGATGGTGTCGTCGGTTAAAGACATGGCGATGAATATTATCCAGCTATCTCCTAACATTCCGACTGAGGCTGGCATCGCGATAAAAAACATCGAAAGCACTTCATTCCTCATAAATTTTATATCGTCAAACATGAACGCCGATATGGAAGTGAAACAACGTATGCTGGAAACGGTAAACCTTCGTGACCGCGCCCGATTGGTATTGGAACATTTGACCACTGAGATACAGATGCTGGAGTTGAAAAACCAGATACAATCAAAAGTGCGTGTCGATCTGGACAAGCAGCAGCGCGATTATTTTTTGAACCAGCAGCTAAAAACCATACAGGAAGAACTGGGTGGCAACACGCCTGATCTGGAATTGGACAATTTACGCGAGCGGTCTAAGAAGAAGAAATGGGCTAAAGAAGTTGCCGATCATTTTAGTAAAGAATTGGATAAGCTGGCGCGAATCAATCCGGCCGCAGCCGATTATTCTGTGCAGATCAACTACCTTGAGTTGCTCTTAGACCTTCCTTGGAACGAATACACAAAAGATAATTTTGATCTTAAGCGCGCACAGAAGGTTTTAGACAAAGACCATTTTGGCCTGGATAAAGTTAAACAGCGTATCATAGAGTACCTGGCGGTGCTTAAGCTAAAGCACAACATGAAAGCGCCTATCCTTTGTCTGGTAGGCCCCCCCGGCGTTGGTAAAACTTCGTTAGGAAAATCTATTGCAAAAGCATTGGGTAGGCGTTATGTTCGTATGTCGCTAGGTGGTTTGCGTGATGAAGCAGAAATCCGCGGTCACCGTAAAACATATATTGGCGCTATGCCGGGCAGGGTTATACAATCGGTTAAAAAGGCGGGTGCTGCCAATCCGGTATTTATTTTGGATGAAATTGATAAAGTTGGCGCCGATTTTCGAGGCGATCCGTCTTCCGCACTTTTAGAAGTTTTAGATCCGGAGCAAAACAGCACTTTCTACGATAATTATGTTGAGATGGACTTTGATCTATCTAACGTAATGTTCATCGCCACAGCCAATTCGCTTAGCACTATACAGCCTGCGTTGCTTGACCGTATGGAGATCATAGAAGTGAATGGCTATACCATTGAAGAGAAGATAGAAATAGCTAAACAGCACTTGCTGCCAAAACAGCGCGAAGCGCATGGTGTAACTTCGAAACAGATTTCAATTAAGAATGATGTGATGGAGAAGTTGATCGAAGATTATACCCGCGAGTCGGGCGTGCGTGCTTTAGACAAAAAAGTGGGATCGGTGGTACGCGGGGTTGCCAAAAGCATTGCGCTTGAAGAAGCATACAATACCGCTGTCAGTAAAAAAGACCTGGAGACAATTTTGGGTGCCCCTATTTACGATAAGGATATTTATGAGAATAACAACGTAGCGGGGGTTGTTACGGGTCTGGCCTGGACACAAGTGGGTGGCGATATTCTTTTCATTGAAGCAAGTTTAAGCCCCGGCAAAGGACGGTTAACGCTTACCGGAAGTTTAGGTGATGTTATGAAAGAATCGGCAACTATTGCGCTTGCCTATTTGCGGGCACACGCTGCATATTTCGACATCAACCAAAAGCTGTTTGAGCAGTGGGATGTGCACATACACGTGCCGGCCGGTGCAACGCCGAAAGACGGTCCGTCTGCAGGCGTTACTATGCTTACCGCATTGACTTCGGCGTTTACACAGCGTAAGGTAAAACCAAACCTAGCCATGACTGGCGAGATCACGCTCCGCGGCCGTGTACTTCCGGTTGGTGGCATCAAAGAAAAGATCCTTGCTGCCAAACGTGCCGACATTAAGGACATCATTTTGTGTAAGTCGAATAAAAAAGACATTCTCGAGATCAAAGAACATTATATAAAGGACTTGCAGTTCCATTACGTTACTGAAATGCGTGAAGTGATAGATCTGGCCTTACTACAAGAAAAAGTAAGTGACGCGTTAGAACTTACCATTAAAGAAGACACGAAGCCGGTGCTGAATTAG
- a CDS encoding lipid A deacylase LpxR family protein, translating to MTKFLTALLLLLTSYTLTQAQTHSHEMGFQSDNDGYLAQGSDRYYTNGIFVNYRHALTVNAKSKLANKVLGLEIGQKMYNPQSGSVPSALYIDRPFAGYLYAGATLNFLYKNESNLKLGLQAGVIGPASYTKQIQEFIHRTFGFYPPTGWEYQIRNNAVVNLSAEYNKLLYRSGAFDVSLSAYGNAGTGFDGAGVGPMLRLGTFNKLFNSAATQSSSIKNGSAYASTAKHELFFYYKPQYNYVGYDATVQGNIFGNSDDTGNTPQITGALNHLMFSNQLGGDYTYDRLTIDFSVIFHTKDVKTMVDAHQWGSIALLYHFN from the coding sequence ATGACCAAATTTTTAACTGCCCTGCTTCTGCTGCTTACTTCTTATACTTTAACGCAAGCACAAACGCATTCGCACGAGATGGGTTTCCAATCTGACAATGACGGATACCTTGCGCAAGGGTCTGACCGTTATTACACTAACGGCATTTTTGTCAACTACAGGCATGCACTTACTGTCAATGCAAAATCTAAACTTGCCAATAAGGTACTTGGTTTAGAGATAGGCCAAAAAATGTACAATCCACAATCGGGCAGCGTACCATCCGCGTTATATATAGACCGCCCTTTTGCAGGCTATTTGTATGCGGGCGCGACGTTGAATTTTTTATACAAAAATGAAAGCAATCTAAAGCTTGGTTTACAGGCTGGTGTTATTGGCCCGGCCTCATATACAAAGCAAATTCAAGAATTCATACACAGAACGTTTGGCTTTTACCCGCCAACCGGCTGGGAATATCAGATCAGAAACAATGCTGTTGTCAATCTATCTGCAGAATATAATAAACTGCTATATCGCTCAGGTGCTTTTGATGTAAGCTTAAGCGCATATGGCAATGCGGGTACCGGTTTTGATGGTGCAGGCGTTGGTCCTATGTTAAGATTAGGAACATTCAACAAGCTTTTTAATTCGGCAGCAACACAAAGCTCATCCATAAAAAACGGAAGTGCTTACGCATCAACTGCAAAGCACGAATTGTTTTTTTATTACAAACCTCAATACAATTACGTGGGTTATGATGCCACCGTACAAGGCAACATCTTTGGCAACAGTGATGATACTGGTAACACCCCGCAAATAACCGGGGCACTTAACCACTTGATGTTCAGCAATCAGCTAGGCGGCGATTACACTTACGATCGTCTTACAATAGATTTTTCGGTAATCTTTCATACTAAAGATGTTAAGACTATGGTTGATGCCCACCAGTGGGGATCTATAGCCTTACTGTATCACTTTAATTAA